ACGCACACACTTGGCCTATATCGAACCAACTCCAACAAGGTGGGGTTCCGCTATGGCCAGGTTTCTAACTTACGACCTCAACCCAACGCACTACCCTGACATAATCGCGTTGCTGTTAACATGACATATTGACGTTGCCACGACAGGGAGAGGAGGCAGCTCAGTTTAACATCGAGCTGCTTAAGAATCCCGAAGCAGTTCTTGGCATTCGTCACTTACTCTTGATGATCTCTTTCAAAAGTTTATTGACCGGCTCCTGATTGCTGCGATCGGCGCTGTCCATGTTGATGTATTTAACTCCGGGGACGCGCCGCTCCGCCATCAAGCGCGGTCCGGTCTCCGCCGCCGTCGTGCTGGCGACGGTCATTTGAATTTCTGGAAATTTCTTTTCGAATACTTTGACCGCGGCTTCGATATTCTCGCGGTGATAAAGAAAGACGCCGACCTTGCCTTCTTCTTAGCCGGTCGACCGTTCGCGCCCACTCCGCTTCCGTCCCTGGAGCTGAAGCAGCGTGGACAATCGAAGAGACAAAAATATTGCTAGAAACTAGCAGCGCGACAAAAAGCGGACAGCACCGCAACGCCAGTTTAGAAAGTGGTAGATCGCAAAATCGCATTCAAAATCTGAGATCTGAAATTTGAAATCTGCAATGCGCCGCCGTGGCGGCGATTACTCGGCGGGCCACAGCGTCATGCCATTAGGCATCAATTCTAAAAATACTTTGCCGCCGGGCTTCAATTGGCGCGCCTCGGGCGAGACGATAACCCGGGTTTCAGCGCCGAGAGTAACGGTGTATTCGTAGCGGTCGCCGAGAAATTGGCTCGACCGCAAAGTTCCCTCGACGACATTCACTTCCCCGTCGCCGACGCTTTCGGACAGCACCATCTTTTCCGGCCGAATGGCGACCATTACGGGCTGGCCGACAACTGGCACTTCTTTGGCGATCACTTTGGCGCGTTCGATGGTCAACGCGCTGGCGCCGACACCGTGCACTTCGACGCGCACCTGCTGTTCGGATACACCCGTCACTTTACCGGCCAAGAGAAATGTCTTACCCAAAAAGTCGCGCACGAACGGCGTCGCCGGTTGGTAATAAACCTGCTCCGGCGTGCCTACCTGCTCGAGCACGCCGAATTTCATGATCGCGATGCGATCGGACAAGCTCAACGCTTCGACTTGATCGTGGGTGACGAAGATTACAGTGACGTTGACCCGCTGGCGCAGCGCTTTTAATTCCCGGCGCATCTCTTCGCGCAATTGCGCGTCGAGATTACTCAGCGGTTCGTCGAGCAGCAAAACCTTCGGCGAAAAAACCAGCGCCCGCGCTAAAGCGACGCGCTGCTGCTGGCCGCCGCTCAAAGCCGGCGCCTGGCGCTCTTCCAAACCGCCGAGGCCGACTAGTCCCAACACGTCAGCGACTTTCTTCTGCGCTTCGGAACCGCGGATGCCGCGCAGTTTGAGCGGATAGGCGACGTTTTCGAACACCGTCATATGCGGCCACAGCGCATAGGACTGAAACACCATGCCCATGTTGCGCTTTTCCGGCTTGATGAAAAGATTTTTTTCCGCCGACACCAGACATTGATCGCCGAGATAAATCGCCCCGCTGTCGGGCCTTTCCAAGCCGCCGACCATGCGCAGCGTCGTGGTCTTGCCGCAACCGCTGGAGCCGAGCAGCGTGAAAAACTCGCCCTCTTGGATTTCTAGATTGATCCTGTCGACCGCGGGGGCGCCGCCAAAAGTTTTGTAAAGATTCTCGATACGGAGAAAACTCATGGGTGATTTCCTATGGAAGAACTAGGTTGCTCAGTGGGTGCGAATGCCGACTTTCAAGCCAAACGAGCGCGCCACGATCGCCAGGCCGAGAGTCAGCAGAGTAATTAAGATGATCGTGATGCTCGCCACCTCGCGATAACCGGCGGCGATCTGATCGAGAGCGAGTAAGGATAAAGTGCGAGTTTCCGAAGTCGCTAGCAAAATAATCGCGCCGTTGTGCTGCGCCGCGAACATGAACTTGATCACCGCGACCATCACCATAGTTTGGGCCATCAGCGGGAACACCACTTTAAGATAAGTCCCCCAAAATCCCGCGCCCGACATGCGCGAAGCTTCTTCGAGTTCCTTGCTCAGCTGGACGAAATTGGCTTTGAGAATTTGCGTCGCCAAGGTGATGCCGCCGAGCACCTGGGCGACTACCAGCAAGACGATGGTGCCATAGAACGGCCGGAAAAACGGCGTGCCAAGAAACATCCATAACAAACCGAGACCCGACAACACGCCGGGAATCGCCGACGGCAGCCAGCAGATCGAATCGAGCAGGCCGCGGCCGGGCAGTTTGGTGCGCACCAAGACGTAACCGACGAGAGAAAAAAACACAGCGCCGATCACGCCGGCGCTGACCGCGACGATCAGCGTGTTGTGCAGCCCCTGCAAAATGCGCGGATCGCTGAGCGCCATTTTCCAATATTCCATGGTCCAGGTTTTCGGCAGATTGAAAAAACCGAAGCGGGTCATGAAGCTGCCGCCGACCACGCTAAACAGTGGCACGACATCTAAGATAAAAATTATCAAGGCGACGAACGCCGTGGCTGGAACACGCCAGGCACCGAGTTCGACGATCTTCGGCTTGAACTGACCGGTGACGGTGGTGAATTGGCGCCGGTTGATGAGCTTTCGTTGCAGCGGAATGAACGCCGCGAGAAACAGCAAGATAATGCTGCCCAGCGCCGCCGCTTGATTGACCAGTGGCGGCTCCTGGCGCGCCAGATCGACGATCTTGGTCGAGTAAACGTAAAAACTCCAAGGCACGCCGAGCAACAACTCGATTTCCAAACTGCTGAAAATCCGGATCACGCTGAGAAGAAACACCACGATGATCACCGGCGTCATCGCCGGCACGGTGATACGCATCAAGGTCGTCAACGCGCTGGCGCCGGACATCCGGCTCGCCTCTTCCATGGACGCATCCATGCGCCGAAATGACGGTGTCATGAGCATGACTTTGGTCGACAGCCCATGGCTGACCAGATGCACCCAGATGATGCCCCAGAAAGAATAGATGTCGAAGTTAAGCCCGCTCAAAAACGGCATCTGGCGCAGCCAAGCATTGATCAAGCCCGTGCTCGGATCGAGAATCAGCATCCAGCCGAAAGTACAGGCGAGACCGGGCATGAAGAAGGAAATCCAAAAACCGAATTCAAAAAAGTTCGCGCCATAAATATTGGTGCGCGCGAGCAGCCAGGAAACCAAAATGCCGGTCGGCAAGGCGCACGCCTGCACCGCGATGCCGATCTTCACGCTGTTCCACAAAGCGCGCCAAATCCCAGGCTCGGCGAACGCCTTACGCCAAGCACCTAAGCCGTAAACTTCCGGCTCGGCGATGGTCGCGGTGTTGAAACTATTGATCAGGATTAGAATCAGCGGATAGAGAACGTAAAAGCCCATGAAGCCGATCAACGCGGCCATCATCGCCGTGCCGCCGTCCATCGCCGGCAGCCAAGAACGACTGACGGACGGCGAACTGATCGCTTCGGTTTTAGCCATATCGAAAACTCTCACACGAGCCAGCGCGTTTCTAGCGCGTAGGAGTGGAAAGTTCAAGGGTTTAGTAGCTCAAAAGGGGCTCGGCACTTGATGAAAAACCTTTTCCTCCCGGCCATTTTGACTGGAGTGAAGTATCGCCAGGCAAACTTCCAGAGTGGCCTTGCCCCACTTGCCGTCATGCAGCACCGGCCGGTCGTCCGTCACCGAGCGGCAAAAATCTTCGAGCTCGACCTTGAGCGCACCGGCCCAAGGCGGACAGGCCACTTCGCTGCGGCCATGCTCATCGTAAACGAACAAGCCAGCGGAGGACTGGCGCAAGGCGCCGCGCTCGCAGCTCACCAGCGTCAAACCGAAAAAAGGTTGGCGCGGCTTCTTGTCGACATCGCCGTCGCCGCGCTCGATGTCGAAGGCGACGCCGGAACGGCTGGTGTCTTTATTTAATTTTCCTTCAGCCCGCGCTTGGCGCAGGCGATGGCCGGGGCCGAGCTGGTCTTTGCCGCCGACCACGTCGCCTTCGATCAATTCTCGATCGTCGAAATAACCGTAGCCGTCGTAAATCAACGTCGCGCTGACGCCGTTGTCGAATTCGAGCAACGCCGAATAATTTCCTTCGGTGTCGTTTTCCGCCGACCAACGGCCGGCATGGGCGCGCACGCTGCGCACCATGCCGCCGCCGAGCAAACGCGCGATGTCGACTTGGTGCGGCGCCTGGCGGTAACAAACACCGCCGCCCAGTTCAGTGACGATCTCGCCGGGCTCGCGCGGCCGCAAGAGCCACGGTGAATAGCGCAACGTGTGCACCTGGGTGACGCGGCCGAGCCGGCCGCTGCTGATCACTTCACGCATGGCGCGAATCGGCGGATTGAAGCTGCGCGTGTGGGCGACCATCAATTTAACTTTATTATCCCGCGCCGCGGTGATCATCCGGTCGCAATCTTCCAGCGTCAACGCCATCGGCTTCTCGACCATGACATGCTTGCCGGCTTGCAACGCCGTGATCGCATGTTCGGCGTGAAATGGATTGGGCGTGGCGACATAGACCGCATCCAACTCTTTCATTGCGCACAGCGCCTCGACGCTGTCGAAGGTTTGAATGCCAAACTCGCTGGCATACAGCGCCCGCGCCTCAGCGCGCAGATCGGCGCCAGCGACGAAACTGAAGCCGGTGGTCTTGCCAACCGCGAGAGGCAATGAGCGACCGCCGGTGCCAAGACCGACAAGGCCGATTTTAATCATCATGATGATTCCTAAGTTCTCTGCACGAATCCCTCGCTACGCGCTGCGCGCTACTCGGAACCATCGGATTTACCGGGCCGATTTCCCTAGTAGCGCAAAGCGCGTAGCGAGGGAAGAATTGTACGGCTATTTCTCTTCGCTATTCAAAATCGGACTATACTTCGTCGCGCCACCCTGGCGGCTCGGCTTGCCGCCTCGGAACTTGTTCTTATCAAGCTTGGCATCCTCTAGACGCAGTTTGATCGAAACATTTTTCGCCGGATCGCGAAACACGTTCATCGGGTCTTGGCCGGCTTGGACTTTTTCAATCTGTTCTTGCAACTGCTTTCGATAAAGAATGATCCCCTTGTCCGACAGCCCGAGAGCTTCTTTGGTCCGGTCCGCCACGCCGCCTTGGGTCATCCAAGCGATCATGTCTTCGCCGCTGTTGTTATCGAGCAAGGACCAATCCGGCTCGCCGCTGGCATCGATGCTCGGCACCGGCACTTGATAGAACGGAATGACCTCCTGCGGCTTGGCATCGTCGCGCGCGTAGCAGGTGTACCACAGATGCAATGTGTGCGTGTCGTCCAGCGGCACACGGATCTGAAAAGTCGGCCGCTGCGTACTACCGCTCAAGAGAATATTCGGGAACAGCACTGGATGACCCACCTGCCAATCTTCGCTGTCTTCGGTTTGCCCTTCGAGCATGCGGTTTTTGATCAGCCCATGTTCGAATTCGCGAAAATTAATTTTCTTGTGGCTCACCGGCTTGCCTTTGAACTCCGTCCGCCCCAACCGTTCTTGAACATAGTTAAAAAAATGTTGGTGCAGCCACTCGACGTGAACCGGGTCAAGCGAGTTCTCCATGATCTGCAACCAATTGCAGGGAATCACCGCCGCGCCGATATCGCGCAGCACGCCGTCGCGCACGAACAACTCCCAGCGCGGAATCAGCGGCGCCGGTTCGGGACCGAGATAGGCGAAGAGCAAACCGCCCAATTCCTGCACCGGATAAGCCGGCATGCGAATGCGATCTTTGAACGTGCTGTTGGGATCTTCGGCGGTTTCGTAAGGTTGTTCCAAACATTTCTCGTCTTTGCCGTAGAGCCAACCATGATAGGAACAACGCAAGCCGTCGTTGTCGGGAATGCCTAACATCATCTACATGCGCCGATGCGCGCACTGCGGCCCGATCAACCCCGGCCGCCCTTGCTTGTCGCGGTAGAGCACCAAATCCTCACCCAACAAACGCACCGCCTTCGTCGGCTTGTCGATCAGTTCAGCAGACGCCGCGATCGGCAGCCAATAACGCCGCCACAATTCCCCCATCGGCGTGCCGCGACCCACTTGGGTGAGTAGTTCATTCTCTTGTTGGGTCAGCATAATAGTCTCCAGGATTTTTCACCACGAAGGACACGAAGAGCACGAAGTTCAGAATAATATTTTTCCGAACCCTTCGTGTCCTTCGTGTTCTTCGTGGTGAGATAGAATTTTCTTATTCACTTCTTCGCCACTTCGCCCTGCGCCTCGGCGATCACTTTCATAATCGGTTTCATATCGAAGTAGTCCGGATTCCACTGCGGCACATACTTTACCCCGGGGTTGAGCCGATTGCGCGCTGGAATATCGTCCTTCCCTATGTCCATCCTGAGCGAACCCTCGGCGCCGGCGTCGAGATATTTCGCCGCCGATTTTTGAAAATCGCTCTGCCCCTCGCGCGATAGAAACCAGTTGAGAAAAACCTTCGCCGCGTTGGCATGAGGCGCTTGATTCATCAGTACCAAAGTCTTGGCGCGGCTTTCAACGCCGACGCCCTCCTTGAATTGCGCCGGCTCCATCAAGTCCACCGGCAGCCCTTGGCTCTTCGCTTCGCTGATCGACTGGTGCCGGCAAAGACAGAGCGAATATTTACCCGCGGCCAACCAATCCTCACCCTGCGGGATACGCGCATACAGCGTCAGCGCCGTTTCGCTAAACAGCCGGCGTAAAAACTGCGGTCCCAATTCGGGATTGTGATAAAAAAACCGGTCGCGGGTCGCGGCAAAGCCGCCGGACTTGGGATCGAAGGCGACGATCTTGCCCTTCCACTTGGGATCGAGCAAATCCCAATAAGATTTGAAGCCGGCGGGATTAACCGACTTGGTGTTGTAGCCAAGCAAGAACAGCGGCGCGCCGACGTAGACAAAGATATATTTGCCCTCGGGGTCGATGAACTGTTGCTTGCCCTGCCACCACTTAGACTCGTCCTTAACCTCCGGCAGGATAAAGGCCGAAGCGATCGGATCGAGGACTTTGCTTTGATAGAGCGTGTACGGCGAAGTGTTGCCGAGGTTGCCGATGTCGGCGAGAAACTTCCCTGCGCGCCGCTCCGCCATGATGCGCTGCAAGTGCTGCGCCGCGCTGGCGTGCAGCAAGTTCACTTTGATTTTGGGATATTTTTTCTGAAACGCCTGCCACTCGGAGTCGCTGGCGATCTAGTAGACGTTGACCTGGCCTTCCTGCTCGGCGGCTTTGATCGTCCGCTCCCACTCGCTATCCGGTGCGGCAGCCGTTTCCGCACCATAGGCGTGGGATCCCAAAAGCACCGCCGCCAATAGAATCGCTAACGATGCAATCGCATCGCGGATCCCCCCCTTTGAAAAAAGGGGGGAAGGGGGAATTTTCTGGCGGATCATCGTCGATCCGCCTCCGCAAGACTCAAAGATCCAAGGTCGCCGGCGCGAACAACTCTTCGATCTTGGCCTTCTGCGGGGTCAGTCCCTGCTCGTATGAGTAGTCGATAATCGTCTCCATCATCGGCCGGTTCGCTTTGACGCCGTAGGGATACGGATCGTCGCCGAGAATCTCGCGCGTCTTGGCTGCGTATTCTCTGCCGAAGAACAGTCCCGACGGCAGGCTCTGGACGAATCGGTCACGCCAGCGTTCTTTGGCCGCGGCAAAACCTTTGTAAAGATTGAACGCCAGCCAAGGATACTTGCGCGCGACATCGCCGCGGATCGCGTAGGCATGGTTGGCCGGGGCAAAGCCATGCTGATTGACGAATCGGCTGACCTCGGCGATACGGTCGGGAAACAGAGGTTTGACCTTGCTCCAATCGCCGTCCTGGGCGCGGATATGGGTCGAGCGGTCGATGATGTTCGACTCGCGCGAGAACGCCCTGGTCACCGAGGCGACGTCGAGTTCATGGTTGACCAACATCGAGGCGATGCTCTTGTCCGCGGGAATCTTGTTAAACGAGATGCCTTTCGGCGGCGTGAATCCGGTCGCGCCGCCGTGACTCAACTCATCGGTGCGCTCCATCCACCAATCGACCTTGTATTGCGACACGCCGAAATCATGGTCTAACGTGCCGCGCACCCACAGCGATGCGGTCTGCTGGTATTCGCCGACGCCGATGCGATGGCCGGTCACGTCACCGGGCTGTTTGATCCCGGAATCGACGTGATAGGAAAGCTCGGCGTGAAAAAATCGCCGCGAGGGAAAGACTGGAATCGCGATAAAATCCATACCCCGGGAGCGCGCGATCAGATAGGACGACAGCGACATCTCGGAAATTTCAAATTCCTGAAACTTGAGCTGGCGCCAAAAAGTTTCCGACGGATCGGAGTAGGTCGGCACCAGCTCGACGCCCTCGGGCTGAATGCTGCCGTCCATCAACGGCTGGACGCGCTCGTTGAATGCCGAAACGAAACTCAGTTGCAGTCGTGGCATGGAAACCTCCGATTCAATTTAATATACGAAGCCGCGCAATTATTTCTGCGTGCAGCCGGGATGATACGGCATGTTGCAGCGCGCGCCGGCGGCGTTGATCGACGCTTCGAACTGTTTGTGAATCAGCGGATCTTCATCTTCGAACTCGATCTGCCCGCCGCCATTTTTAATACTCGTATAAGTCCCGCCCTCGCCGTCCTGCATGCGCATGAAGCGAAACTTCCAACTGCCCCAGCGTAGCGCCAAGTAACGCGCTGGCGCCGCGCCGGAATTGAAATGTTGGTGAAACCATTGATCCGGCGGTACCACCGCGCTGCCGGGCTTCCAGTTAACCCGCTGCATGTCTTGCCCTTCGGGCCAGAGCACCGAATAGCCTTGGCCGGAGAGGATGATGACATGCGCGCCCGGACCATGCTTGTGGCCTTTCTTGTAAGTGCCGACTGGAAATTCGGAGATATGCGCACACATGGTTTGGCCGGCGAGATTGAACTTCATGTTGGTGCTGCCCTTGCCGCGCTCGCTGTAGTCCGCCAGCCCGACGGTGTGAGTGTCCGGCACGAAGTTGGTGGTCATGAAGAAGCGCCCGGTGACTTCGCCGTTGCCGCTGAAATAATTATCGTCGGATGGATCGAAGCGATCGATGAACGGATAGTCGTTGTTGAAAATAAAATCGACGTTGTGAAACAGGTTCATCATGAAGCAGGAATTTGTCACCGCGAAATAACGCGCCGACTCGCCGCCGCTGGCGTTGAAATGCTGATAGTAAGCGTTGATCGGCACGGCGAACAAACTACCCGGCCCCCACTCGAATGTGTGTTTCTTGCCGTCCTTCTGCCACACCGTGGTCGCGCCGTAGCCTTGGGTGACGTAAACCATCTCTTCGTAGAGATGCTTTTGTACCTTGGTCTTACACTTGGGCGGAATCTCGCAGACATAGCCGTCATTCACCCCGCCGGTGCCGTCGAGCACGACGAACGAACAGGGCACGCCCTTCAGATCCCAAGGCTCCACCGGAAGTTTGTTCAAATCCTCGACGAAGAATCCGGTGACCAACGGAATTTTTTGCTTGGCCTGCCAATCTTTGTAGGTATCGATGCGTTCGTATTTGATCGCCAAGGGCGTTGCTTCCGCCATAAAAGAATCCCCCCGTAAAGCCAAAAAACAATTCGCTAAGCCATCTCGTATCGCGAGCCGCGCTAACCGTCAACCGATAGGAGCGCGGACATTCCTGTCCGCGTCAAAAAAAAAGGCCGGCTCAAAAGCCGGCCCTCCTTTTTAATACCGTGAAAGTTAACTGCCGCGGCAATCGCAGCGCGCTTACTTCTGCGTGCAGCCCGGATGATACGGCATGTTGCACTTGGCGCCGGCGATTTTCATCGCTTGCTCGAAGTCCTTGTGCACCTGCGAGTCTTCATCCTCGAACTCGATTTGGTTGCCGCCCAATTTAAGGCTCGTGTAAGTGCCGCCTTCGCCATCCGTTGAGCGCAAGAAGCGGTAGCGCCAGTTGTTCCAACGTAAGGCGAGATAGCGCGCCGGGTTGGCGCCGGAATTGAAATGCTGATGGAACCATTGATCCGGCGGCACGACCACGCTGCCCGGCCCCCACTCGACCCGTTCGGTGGGCTCGCCATCTTTCCACAACACCGAATAGCCCTGGCCGGAAAGAATGATCACATGGGCGCCGGGACCATGGCGATGACCTTTCTTATAAGTTCCCACGGGAAATTCGGAAATATGCGCGCCCATGGTGTTGCGCGCCAGGTCGAACTTCATGTTGGTGCTACCCTTGCCGCGCTCGCTGTAATCGGTGAGCTTGATGTTGTGGGTATCGGGAACGAAATTCGTGGTCATGAAAAACCGCCCGGTGATGGTCCCTTCGCCGTTGAAGTAACCTTCGGTGTGGGGATCGAAGCGGTCGGTGAAAATATAGTCGCTATTGAAAATGTAATCGCTGTTGTGAAACAGGTTCATCATGAAGCAGCTGTTGGTCACCGCGAAGTAGCGCGCGGTATCGCTGCCGCTGGCGTTGAAGTGCTGGTAGTCGGCGTTGATCGGGATCGCGAACATGCTGCCCGGTCCCCACTCAAAGGTGTGCTTTTTCTTGCCGTCGCGCTGCCACACCGTGGTCGCGCCGTAGCCTTTGGAAACGTAGACCATCTCCTCGTACATATGTTTCTGCGGTTTGGTCTTGCCGCCGGCGGGAATCTCGCAGACATAGCCGTCGTTGGTGCCGCCGGTGCCGTCGAGAACGACAAACGAACAAGGCACGCCTTTCAAATCCCAAGGCTCCACCGGAATTTTGTTGACGTCTTTAACGAAGAAACCGCGAATGCAGGGGATTTTCTGTTCCGCCTGCCAAACTTTATAAGTATCGAGCCGCTCAGGTTTGAGATCGACGGGTTGGGTTGTCATTTCGACCATTAAAACTTCCTCCTATAAAATTCCGTGATACGTCCGATTGGTGACTGATTCCGTCCGATTGCTGTAACGAAGAGGCTGCCTACGCCACCTTTTTTTCCTTCGGCAGAATCCCGATGCGCTCGTTGACCACGTCGAACTCGATCAAACGATTCTTCTGGGCATCGCGCACCACGCCCAGGGGCTCGCCGCCTTTGCGCACGACTTCGATCTGCTCGCGGAGAATTTTTCTAAGCAGAATGATGCCCTCGTCGCCGACTCCCAAATGCTCCTGAGTGCGATCCGTCGGCGCGCCTTGAGTCTCCCACGCCATGGCGTCCTGGACCAACACTTCATCGAGCCGGTAGTTGCCATCATCGTCGCGAATGCGAAAGAACTCCCAGGGCGTGTCACCGTCCGCCGGCGAACGATCCCTATCATTGGGCGAAAAGTAGACAACGAACACTTGCGTATGGGCGTCGTCCACCGGCACGCGGACCTGCAAATTGTGGCGCACGCGACCTTCGAACAAACGCTCCTTGAACACATGGCGCAAGGTGCTCGGGAATAAAAGCGGATGCTGATCGACGACGGGAGCATCGCCGGGTTTTCTGCCCGGCGTCACGCGCCGCTTCATGATGCCGTATTCGAACGGCGTAAAAGTGTGATCCTCTTCATAATGGTCCACGCTCGGCGCCAAGTGCGCCGTGTCGCCGTGAAGCCAATAGAGATGCGACGGGTCGACGGAGTTCTCCGTCGGCTGGAGCCAGTTGCAGTTATAGATCTCGTGCTTCTCGATCCAGCGGTAGCCATTTTCCCAGGACAGCACGTCCCAGCGCGGCAGAAGCGGCGCGGGCAGCGGCCCCATGTAAGTCCAAATCAATCCGCCCAAGCGCTCGGCCGGATAAGCCGTGTGTTTGATCTTGTCTTTGTAGCCGCCGTCGGTGGGCTCCGCCGGCTGCTCCAGACATTTCCCGGTGCAGTCGAACTTCCAACCATGATAGGGGCAACGAATCCCTTCGGCATCGACGCGGCCAAACGCCAACGACGCCTTGCGATGCGGGCATTGTTCGGCGACCACGCCGTAGCGGCCGCTCTGATCGCGATAAACGACCAGATCTTCGCCCATCAGCCTAAACGCTTTGATCGGTTTCTCTTCGGTCAATTCGCCCGCCGCCACCGCCGGCATCCAATAGCGCCGCAAGAACTCGCCACCCGGCGTGCCGCGGCTGACTTGGGTTAGGGTCTCGTTTTCTTCTTTGGTGAGCATAACGTACTCCTGACACCGAAACGTCGAAAGCGAAATGAAATTTCCGTTTCTCTCCCAATTTTACTTCCTCTCCCTCGACGGAAGAGGGAACAACTCATACACTCCGTGCACAATTCATCGCGGCTCGAATGATGCTACTTGCCCTTATCCACCGAAGTCATGATGTCTTTCGCAAGATCGAAAATCGGTTTCATATCACCATACTCAGGTTTTACAACGTCAAAATACTTCACGCCGGGCTGCAATCGATTGTCCGGCGCAATGTCGTCCTTGGGAATATCGATGCGCCGCGAATTCGCCGGATCGTCGACGTCGCCGAGCTTTTGCAAGGCGAGCTGACCCTTCTTCGATAAAAACCAGTTGAGAAAAACTTTTGCCGCGTTGGGATGAGGCGCTTGATTCAAGTAACTCACCGAGCCGCCGCCGGCCGAGAAGCTCGAACCCTCTTTCCAACGGTTGGTGTCGAAATCTTCCACCGGCAGCCCCTGATTCTTCGCCCGCGCGGAGTCTTTGCAGCCCATGCAAATGGCGAATTTACCCTGTCCCAGCCAATCGGTCATCTGGCGAAAATTCTTCGCGTAGGTGATTTCCATGCCGCCGAAAAAAGTTTTCATAAATTGTGGCCCAAGTTCCGGACTGTAATACCAAAACTGCATGGTCGCACCCAATCCCGTGTCGCGCGGATCCAGCGAGACGATTTTGCCTTTCCATTTCGGATTGAGAACATCCTGATAGGATTTGAACTCCTGGGGATTGACCATTTTAGTATTATAAGCCAACTGCGCATTGCTCGCAGCACCGATAAACGCAAAGATATGTTTGCCTTCCGGGTCGGCGTAGCGATGCTCGTTGTTGAACCACTTAGACAAGTCGGTCACTTCGGGCAGCACCAACAGCGGTTTGAGCGGATCGAGCGCTTTGCCTTTGTAAAGCGTGTTGTACAGACTGTTGGTGCCGCCGCTGTAAACGTCGGCGATGAATTTCCCCGCGCGCCGCTCCGACATGATACGGTTGGTCAAGTCATTACCGCGCCCAGTCACCGAAACCACGTTGATGCCGGGAAAGTCACGCTTGAAATCGCGCAGCAAACCCTCGTAGCGGTAAATGTAGACCGTGACCTGCCCCTCATTTTTCGCCGCCGCCAGCGTCTGCTCCCAGTCCTTTTTCCAATCCGCCTGAGCACCGAAGACTTCAGCCGCCAATGCCAACAAGAAAAAGATCCCGGCAGCACCGATCGTTTTTTGCCTCATTCTATTCGATCCCATATTCAGCTCCTCAGCTATAGAGCCGGTCAATGAATCCAGAATGATCGAGCGTTCGCAGGTAATGCAAATCCCAGAGCGCCAGCGGCGATTGTTCTTCGGCTTCAGGATTTTTCAAGCAGCAAAGTTTGTAGGCGTTGGCCACGGCCTCATACTCAGGATAGGGTTTCGGCGCTAGCTTGGCGACGCTGCGGTACTGAACGTTTTTACATTCCGGCTCGCGCTTGCGCAGGCCGTCGAGAATCGCTTCGGTCTCGCCGCGCTTGGTGCGCGCGAAGTGAATACCCATGATTTGCGCCTTGACCAGCCGCTCCGCCAAACCTTCTTTGTTTTGCAGGGTCGTCAACGTCGAGGTCAGCGTCGGCCCGTTAATCATCGGCAAGCGATCCAGCCGCAGCACCTGC
This window of the Deltaproteobacteria bacterium genome carries:
- a CDS encoding cupin domain-containing protein, whose product is MVEMTTQPVDLKPERLDTYKVWQAEQKIPCIRGFFVKDVNKIPVEPWDLKGVPCSFVVLDGTGGTNDGYVCEIPAGGKTKPQKHMYEEMVYVSKGYGATTVWQRDGKKKHTFEWGPGSMFAIPINADYQHFNASGSDTARYFAVTNSCFMMNLFHNSDYIFNSDYIFTDRFDPHTEGYFNGEGTITGRFFMTTNFVPDTHNIKLTDYSERGKGSTNMKFDLARNTMGAHISEFPVGTYKKGHRHGPGAHVIILSGQGYSVLWKDGEPTERVEWGPGSVVVPPDQWFHQHFNSGANPARYLALRWNNWRYRFLRSTDGEGGTYTSLKLGGNQIEFEDEDSQVHKDFEQAMKIAGAKCNMPYHPGCTQK
- a CDS encoding extracellular solute-binding protein, with translation MGSNRMRQKTIGAAGIFFLLALAAEVFGAQADWKKDWEQTLAAAKNEGQVTVYIYRYEGLLRDFKRDFPGINVVSVTGRGNDLTNRIMSERRAGKFIADVYSGGTNSLYNTLYKGKALDPLKPLLVLPEVTDLSKWFNNEHRYADPEGKHIFAFIGAASNAQLAYNTKMVNPQEFKSYQDVLNPKWKGKIVSLDPRDTGLGATMQFWYYSPELGPQFMKTFFGGMEITYAKNFRQMTDWLGQGKFAICMGCKDSARAKNQGLPVEDFDTNRWKEGSSFSAGGGSVSYLNQAPHPNAAKVFLNWFLSKKGQLALQKLGDVDDPANSRRIDIPKDDIAPDNRLQPGVKYFDVVKPEYGDMKPIFDLAKDIMTSVDKGK
- a CDS encoding cupin domain-containing protein, which encodes MAEATPLAIKYERIDTYKDWQAKQKIPLVTGFFVEDLNKLPVEPWDLKGVPCSFVVLDGTGGVNDGYVCEIPPKCKTKVQKHLYEEMVYVTQGYGATTVWQKDGKKHTFEWGPGSLFAVPINAYYQHFNASGGESARYFAVTNSCFMMNLFHNVDFIFNNDYPFIDRFDPSDDNYFSGNGEVTGRFFMTTNFVPDTHTVGLADYSERGKGSTNMKFNLAGQTMCAHISEFPVGTYKKGHKHGPGAHVIILSGQGYSVLWPEGQDMQRVNWKPGSAVVPPDQWFHQHFNSGAAPARYLALRWGSWKFRFMRMQDGEGGTYTSIKNGGGQIEFEDEDPLIHKQFEASINAAGARCNMPYHPGCTQK